Sequence from the Pelodiscus sinensis isolate JC-2024 chromosome 30, ASM4963464v1, whole genome shotgun sequence genome:
gagcgcgtttgctcttctgccagaaaaaagcggaagaacaaaagcgttccctggatgtggcagagttttttggGGATACCACAGCCTTGCCGTAccccagaagagaagagtgaggggggatttgacagcaactttcaacttcctgaagggggacTCCAAAGACGATGAAGAGAGGTTGTTCTCGGggtggcagaacaaagagcaatgggctcaggttatAGTGGGGGAGATtggggttggatattaggaaaagctatttccctaggcgggtggggaagcactgggatgggttccctagggagggggtggaatctccatccctagaggtgtttaagttccggtttcaccaagccctggctgggatgactgagttggggttgttcctgctttggggagggggctggactcaatgactcctgaagTCTCTGCCAGGCCTGGGATTCTAGTATTCAAAGGGGTCCCCCAATCTCCAGTGTCATCCCACCCAGCTGGAGAAAAATGACAATGCAAACCAATGAAAGCTTTGCCAGAAAATGTTTATTTCACCTTCCTGGGTTGAGTTCCAGTTCCAGAAGTCGACACAAGCCCTGACCAGGCAGGTGTAACCTGCACGCAACAAGGCAAGGTTCATCCCTCCCACGATTTCCTCCCCATCGTCCTGGCCCAGGCGTCTTTCACTTCCTTGTTCCGCAGGCTGTAGATGAGTGGGTTCACCATGGGGATGATGAAGGTGTAGAAGACGGACACGGCTTTGCGAGGGTAGAGCGAAGACACCCAAGTGGGCTGGGCGTACATGAAGGCCGTGGAGCCGTAAAGGATGCTCACCGCGATcatgtgggaggtgcaggtggagaaggccttgTGCCGGCCTTCGGCGGAGCGGATCCGgaggatggtggagatgatgtAGAAGTAGGAGATGAAGACGACCAGAAAGGTGCTGCCGATGATGAAGCCGCACAAGGTGAACATCACCAGGTTGTTGATGTACGTGTCGCTGGTGGCCAGGTTAATCAGCGGTGGGCCATCGCAGAAGAAATGGTCGATCTCCCTCGACCCGCAATAGCGCAGCGAAAACGTGAAGCCGGTTTGCACCATGGAGTTCACGCAGCCGCTGAAGATGGAGCCGGCCACCAGCCAGACGCAAAGCCACTTGGACATGGTGACGGGGTAGAGGAGCGGGTTGCAGATGGCCGTGTAGCGGTCGTACGCCATGGCCGCCAGCAGGAACCCCTCGGCCGTGAGGAAGACCGAGAAAAGGAAGAACTGGGCGGCGCATTCATTGTGGGAAATGGCGTTGCTCCCCACCAGGAAGCTGGCCATGGCTTTGGGGGCGATGGTGGTGGTGAAGCAGAGGTCCAAGACCGACAGGTTCAtgaggaagaaatacatgggggtgtgaagactAGGATTGGCACAGATGAGGAGGATCATGCCGGCGTTCCAAAGCACCGTGATCATGTAAATCAGCAGAAACACCACAAAAGGGACCACCTGCGCTCCCGGGCCATTCCCGAATCCCTGCAGGACGAATCCCTCTTGAGCCGTGCAGTTATCTGCTCTCACTATCTCCATGGCTGGCGTTTCCTTGGGAGAAAGAGAGCAAGACCAAAGTTAAAGAAGAACCCAACGGGTAATGTGTATTTCAGGTCTCACCAAAAAAAGGGGGCAGTGAGGAGCTCTTGCCGgaaagacactgggctagaagttTGCAAATTTGATCCTTTTCTATATGCTCTCCCTAAAGCAAATCTCTTTGCCTGGGATTTTCTAAGATGTCCAAGAAACCTCCTGTGATCCTCAAAAGGTTTCAGTCATTTTAACTTTCAGGGTCTTAGGAGAACTTACAGCTGTTTTATTTCCGCCTCTCAGCGTCCCTGCCGGAAAATTAAGCTTTCAGGAATTCCCTATCTCAGAACGTGCTAAgaagatcaagccatggagggtTTGGAAGGTCTCAGGCGGTAGCCCAAGTGAGGCACCGAAAAGTAGCTAGGGAGGGATTTTGGAAATGAGTCAGGTGGCTCCTTTGTCCTTGGATGGAAATTGGAGCCTTGAAAGTTGAATGTGAAAGCAGAAAAATTTTTTGCCTCACTGTAAGCAGATCAAACCTGGGGCAAACCAAGCTTTATCCCTTCCTAATAAAACGGGAGCCAATTTGTGCATTTTGGAAAGTGATTTTTCAAGATCCTCTACAACTGAACCAGCTTCCCTGCATGTCTGAAATTCAAAGCATAAGTGAAACAACCTCTCCTTCCATGAGAAATCCACTGATTTAGTACTCCagttctaatactccagtcatctgaagaagtgggttgtgtccacgaacgctttgataccatcttcatgtcttgttagtctttaaggagctactag
This genomic interval carries:
- the LOC102454139 gene encoding olfactory receptor OR9H1-like — translated: MEIVRADNCTAQEGFVLQGFGNGPGAQVVPFVVFLLIYMITVLWNAGMILLICANPSLHTPMYFFLMNLSVLDLCFTTTIAPKAMASFLVGSNAISHNECAAQFFLFSVFLTAEGFLLAAMAYDRYTAICNPLLYPVTMSKWLCVWLVAGSIFSGCVNSMVQTGFTFSLRYCGSREIDHFFCDGPPLINLATSDTYINNLVMFTLCGFIIGSTFLVVFISYFYIISTILRIRSAEGRHKAFSTCTSHMIAVSILYGSTAFMYAQPTWVSSLYPRKAVSVFYTFIIPMVNPLIYSLRNKEVKDAWARTMGRKSWEG